AAGGACACAGAAAGACAATTACTTCAAAGAAATGTTTAACTAAAACACATCCaaaaacaatatactgtataatattcacacaaatacagaccAAAATAACCAagtgttagttagttagttaaccTAAAGTGTTACTTTAGGTTACAGctaaaaaaatcacatctttacctaataatgttatttttatttactttattaccatttgtattttttttgggtCATTTTACTACCTTTACATTTACCCtgcaccttttcttttcttaataacaacaattaatgaaactgtttttctaCCTGTGCTTGAGGAAAAGCGTTTCCAGGTTATATCTGGCTGGGGGTTTCCGACAGCCTCACATGGCAAGAAAGCATCTGAGTTGGACAAAACGGTAAAGCTGGCCGCATTGCCTCCAACTATCTTAGGTCTGCTTGTCATGACCTGCGTTGTGGGTTCTAGGCCAGCAATATTGGCACTTGTAGCTTCATTGCCAGAGACATGATAATTCACACTAGAGATGGCCTTGTGCGTGCCTATGTTGTAGTAAGGCTCAGGGGTGTTGATGTATCCTTTCTCAGGTGTAATGATGATCACTGTGTCAAAGTTAAGGCCTTTATCTGTACTGCCTCTGGCAGAACTGCTTTGCACAGTAGGTCTCACTGTACTCATTGGTGGCCTGCGAGTGATGTGACCATTGTTGCTATGTGTTGGTGGTCTGATATTGCTGTGGACTCTAGTGTGAACTGTTGTGTAAGACCTTCTTGTGGTAGCTGGCATCACTGTGGTGGTAGGGTTATATTTTGAGGTAATTAAAGGTGTCTCGGTTGTAGTATAGGCTGGTAAACTGCTAGATGTGCTCCAGGCAAATTCCTCATACAAGTCAgtctcctcctttgacattTGGTCAGTGGAAACAGCTACTGTGGTTCTGTCCTCTCTCCAAGATGGTGTGTACAGGGGCTTGTTAAGTGAAACAGTCTGTTGAGGTAGTCGGGTTGTCTCTATTGTAGATTCCATAGTTGGTGCCTCTGAAGTTGGAAcctcagttgttgttgtagtatGTACTTTAGGGATTCTAGGGTTTTTGAAGGGTCTCCTGCCTCCGAAGGGCCTCCTTCTCCGACCTTGCCGCACTCTTGTCCCACCTGGTCTCTGTCTAATTACAAACCAATTATCAGGGAGTCCACCAGACCCTGAAGATAAGGCTTCATCAGGATTTTTAATTGAAGGGGGTTTGGCAGTAGGTGGAGAGGGTAGAGTCTGTGAATCTGGTGGTGTTTCAGCAGTGGTGGAGTACCTGGAGTAATAGGAAGAACTGGTAGTAGTTATATGTTGCAAGCTGGGTGCCAGTGTTGTAAACTCAAAATCTGCAGAGGATAAATCTCCATAGTCATCATCTAATGTGTGTCTGGATGGGGACAGAGTCTCAGGTTCAGCCAGTGAGTTTGCAGTAGTGCTGGGCATAGCAGCAGGGGTTGTGGTCAAAGTTACTGTTGTGGTTTGAGCTGTAGTTGACGTTTTTGGAATGATTAATGGCCTCCTTAGCCTGGCAAGtaccttttccctctctctgcctccaaaCAGCCTGTCCCATGGAATTCTTCCACGAATAACCTTAGAGGCAGTTGTAGTAGTGGTTGTGGTTGAGAATGAAACAGATGGTTCTTTATTTGTGGTCAAAAATGGATTCATTGTAGGGTCAAGCTCTGGGGCATCAGCAGAGGTTACATAACCACTGGAATCATCTGGCTTAGACTCTTTATGGGTTGAAGGGGCATTTACAGTCCCGTAATAGTTTGTGGAGGAAGCTACTGTTTTTTGTGTAGTGGCGGGTCTCTCTGTTCTACGTAAATATGAATTGGAGGAAGCTGATGGTGTTACCATCTGAGCATCCGTGGCTGCTGTCCTCTTTTTGTCTTCATCACAATCACAgtctgagggaaaaaaataaagaaaaaagggtAGAGGAAACACAGATTCATAAAACATGAGCTAAAGAACAACACATTGagacatgaaacaaaaatgtaacaatctattaaacaataataaaaaataatactgcTTACCTGTAGTCAGTTCAATTCGATATGGCACCGAGGCATTCCCTTCTTTCTTCACTGAGGGCTGTTTAAGTTTATTGATGAAGGACTGTATGTCAGTGATCCTGTTGGGTTTTATGATCCTCCTGCGGCCTTGGAAGGTCCTCCTGCGGCCCCCTCCTCTGCCATTCTTGTGTGGGATGATATGGATCTGCTGTCGGGAGATGATGGTGGATCCTGCAGGCAGGCGTGGGGATTTGATTGTTTGGGTGGTGTGGAAGGTGATCTCAtcttgctgtctctctgtggtggtGACGGCTGTGAATGTGGTCCGGCTCTCTGGGTCTGTGTGGATGAATAGCTCCACTGGTCCTGGTCCATCCCTCATTGGAGTAATGTTAGGGTCTGTGGTAAATGAAAGTGCTGCTCCTGTGGATGTCTCTGGCTCTGCAGGTTCTTGTCCTGAGAACTGGAGCTGAGTTTCATGTGTATTGTCTGTCACACTAAGTTGGACAGTAACTGGGCGCATGTTTGAGGGGGGCTCGCTGGCTCTTTCAAGGCCATAAAACTCTGTCTTCTCAACAAAACGTGGATTGTCTGTGAATGTGGACTTGATCGGTGTAGAGTCTGACTGCATATATGACTctgttgttggtgtgtttgtattttctgttattcTACTAAAATCAATGTGATTGCTAACTGTGGTTTCCATAACAGCAGTTTGATGAGCCCCTGTTGTTGCTAAAACACGACCTTGACTTATCTGTGTCGCTGTTGTTGTTTCCGTCTCACTGTCTTGCGTAAATATTCCATTTTCTTCTGGATTATCTATAGTTGTTTTGACTACCCTTGGCACTATGATGAGGAGGTCTTCATTATGACCCTCACCAGAGCCAATATCACCATCACCAGAAAGAACAGGGTGTGAGTCTTCATATTttgccctctctttctctgtgtcactcCTTATTCTTGATCCATCTTGAGCCTTCTTCATTAATTCAGCAAATTTCTGTGGATCTACTTTCCTGGAAGTTTTATCAAAAACTCTACTACTCCAGATGCGTCTGTTGCTGACtggccccctcctcctctgtcccagTCTACCTCCTGAGCCTCCTCTGCCCTGTGACCTGAGTCTGGGGTAAGGTCGATCTGAGGTGATGGTCCTGGATTCTTGACTAGTTCCTTCAGAGGGACTGGAAGAAGGAATCTCATTGAGGgtgactgtgttttctgtcaagCTAGGGTCTGTCTTGATCTCCATTTCCATCCCTGACCCTTCCCCTACCTTTTCATATGTTTCTCCAGTTACCGTCACCTGAGACACGAGCAGGTCAACTCCCAGGTGATTAGCAACCAAACACCTATAAAACCCTCTGCCCCTCTCTGTGAGCCCCTGAATCAGCAGAGTCCCATTCTTATATACCTTTCTGTTCCCATGAGACTTATCCAGTACTGAGTGATCAGGGAGGATCCACTGTACTGAGGCCTCAGGAATCCCCGAGGAGCTACAGTCAAATACCAGATTTTCACCCAGTGGCCTTGAAAGTTGGACACCGTTGACCTCAGTTTCTTCCACGTCAGGGGACAGAACTGTCACTCGAAACAGGAGGATATCTGCATCCAGGTAGTTTGTGGCAATGCACCGGTACAGGCCTGTGTCTGAGGCATCTGCACCCCGTAGAGTGAGCATCCCTTCAGCAGTGATTATGATCCTCCTGTCCTCACTTGAGTAAGGGGCTCTGACCTTACTTCCATCGGGTAAAATCCACTCCAACAAAGGCTTCGGCTCGCCCTGGATTTGACAGCTCAATTGTGCCACACCAcctatgtaaaaaataaaacaaatattttattacagtaATTATTGCTTTCATATTTAAAAGCACAACACATTTTTAGTCTTTTGAGTTCAATTAAGACTGAAGTGAAAGGTATAaggtcatcatcatcagctaGTTTATTAAGAATTAATCACTAACTCCCACCTGTAAGTACAGTGTGCTCAGTCTTGGTTTGATTATCTTTCTTGATCATGGTCCAGGAATAGCGATCCCTCTTGGGCGATGTTTTTTCCACACGTAGGTTGACCACAGACTGGTACTTAATGTGCAGAGTAGAGAAAGTGGTAGTAGTGCGGTCGAGCTGGAAGCTCACCTCTCCCTGCATCAACCATGCAGGGGAGGCTTTAATCTCAGCCTCAATGCTTGAGTAAattccttcctctccctcttttgttTTGATCTGACTGTACCTGTAAACCATTTCTGGGCTTCTGGCCAGCATTAACCCTCTCTCTAGCCTCATGGGAGAGTCACTGTAGGTGGCCAGGATCTGCCACAGTTGCTGGATGTGTTCATAGTCAACGTTACATACCAAATATGTAGTTATTCCAGATGTAATCACAGTGACATTggttccctcctcctcctccaaggTTTGTGTCAGGCTTTCAAAAGCTGAGGGCCTCTGGACTGTGCAGGACAGACTGCCCTCACTGTGAAAGTGGTCGGTCAGGTTCATTTGTATGGTTCCTAATGGGGCAATGAAATCCTTGGGGGAAACTGGAGTAAAGTCCCCCTCATCCAggctgatgtttttctgctttagaTGGGGTTGGATCCAGGGTTTGGTACAAGTGAAGGCATCACTGGGTAGAAGGGATAGAGGCCTGTTGTGGTAAGGGGCAGGATTTTCACAAACAGGACACAGCTGTCCTCTTGGATATCTCCTGTCTCGCTTGCATTTCAGCACACCtggaaacatttaaatgaagtgTTGTAGCGTTTAGCTGGTTGCATGTAAGAAAAGAATATTTACAGTTTCCACATAATGAGCCAGACAAACCAAAACGGTTCagtaaacatcatcatcactataCAGAACTGTAATTTATGAGCTGACTTTTGCATTAGCCAAGTCATGAATAAAAGATATAACTTTAGttcctttgtgtcttttgtgttttgtgtggccTTGATGATGAGAAGAAGATATGATTTCTACCTCCAGTGGTGTTTCTGaaaagatttatatttttcccTTGGATATGCCTTTCTTCCTTGGGATACTGTTCCAAGTTTGTAGTAGAGCAAACATACCAAAGTCTGAGTAGAAAAACCTATTGAAGTACTAATACAGTTAGCAACTTTACCAGATGTATCTTATTAACAGATGTGTCCTGTTAAAGCTGCTTGTAAATGCAGGTTGACAAAGGATTAGATCagtgatttagtttttttttttacatttacgCAAGAGAAAGTGTCAAGACCAAGGAAGATTTCTTCATTAAGAAAGGAGGGCTTCCCTTACCTTGTAAACATTACAACACATCTCTAAATGCTTTCAAATGGTtccaaagcaaacaaaactaCTCACCTGTATTTCTCTGTGCCCACATGGGAAACCACTTCATACGGCAATCACATGCCCAGGGGTTGCCATGGAGGAAGACATTCTCTAACTGGCTGCAGCCTAAAAAGATATCTGCAGGCAGAGTGGTGAGGAGGTTGTCCGAAAGGTGGATGTTTCTAACTGACGACACCTTGAACACTTGGCTGTGTCTCAAGGTGATGAATGTGTCTgggtggagctgctggaggtggtTTCCCTCCAGATGGACCAACTGTAGGTTGGTTAGACCATAGAAAGCCTCTGGGCTGATGAACTCAATGTAGTTGTGGTCCACATGGAGTCTCAGCAGACTGTCCAGGCCTTTGAATGTCTCTTTATTGATTTCTTTAACTTTATTATAGGACATCTTCAGGACCTGTGAGAGCAGGAGAAGTTGGACACTGCCTGTCAAAACAATGTTGACTTACGACTATTATGTTAACACGACAGCACAGTATTGACAGATACcatgaaatgttgtaaaaacagcagtataatttgaaaataatttatttatgctGGAAAAGTGCAAGTAAGCAGTTACTGGAAAGCATCCtttatatcaaataaatataagTGTAATAGAATAATGCTCTCTTTGTAAAGATACTAAGTAAACAGCTAATATTAACATCAAGAACCCTTCTGCTTATGCAGGGATGGTATTAACACTATACATCCTTAATATTTGTTTGTCATCATGCACAATTATTGAACTAAACTATAAAATGCTGACAGGCTTTTAACGCTACTATATTCTTTTGATATTCTAGTTTGATGAACTTGTACCCCAATATTACAAGGCAGGTCTGTGATCTGTTCACAAGAgactaacaaacacacaattttaCCTGTAAGGACTTGAGGTCTTGGAAGGCTCTGTCTTCAATACTGTGTATAGTGTTGCTGTGCAGCATCAACAGCTCTAAGTTCTCAAGTCCTGAAAGATCATTTTCTCTCAAGACAGTTATACTGTTGTACCTAAAatcagagaaatgaaaagaaacttcAGCTAATCAGCTCAAAAGTATGACATG
The Seriola aureovittata isolate HTS-2021-v1 ecotype China chromosome 4, ASM2101889v1, whole genome shotgun sequence genome window above contains:
- the igsf10 gene encoding immunoglobulin superfamily member 10, with amino-acid sequence MSVCACGASYLWRWLLKALLVLAAVLPTSGDCPKSCACYVPTEVHCTFRYLTAIPDHIQPAVERINLGYNSITVLRENDLSGLENLELLMLHSNTIHSIEDRAFQDLKSLQVLKMSYNKVKEINKETFKGLDSLLRLHVDHNYIEFISPEAFYGLTNLQLVHLEGNHLQQLHPDTFITLRHSQVFKVSSVRNIHLSDNLLTTLPADIFLGCSQLENVFLHGNPWACDCRMKWFPMWAQRNTGVLKCKRDRRYPRGQLCPVCENPAPYHNRPLSLLPSDAFTCTKPWIQPHLKQKNISLDEGDFTPVSPKDFIAPLGTIQMNLTDHFHSEGSLSCTVQRPSAFESLTQTLEEEEGTNVTVITSGITTYLVCNVDYEHIQQLWQILATYSDSPMRLERGLMLARSPEMVYRYSQIKTKEGEEGIYSSIEAEIKASPAWLMQGEVSFQLDRTTTTFSTLHIKYQSVVNLRVEKTSPKRDRYSWTMIKKDNQTKTEHTVLTGGVAQLSCQIQGEPKPLLEWILPDGSKVRAPYSSEDRRIIITAEGMLTLRGADASDTGLYRCIATNYLDADILLFRVTVLSPDVEETEVNGVQLSRPLGENLVFDCSSSGIPEASVQWILPDHSVLDKSHGNRKVYKNGTLLIQGLTERGRGFYRCLVANHLGVDLLVSQVTVTGETYEKVGEGSGMEMEIKTDPSLTENTVTLNEIPSSSPSEGTSQESRTITSDRPYPRLRSQGRGGSGGRLGQRRRGPVSNRRIWSSRVFDKTSRKVDPQKFAELMKKAQDGSRIRSDTEKERAKYEDSHPVLSGDGDIGSGEGHNEDLLIIVPRVVKTTIDNPEENGIFTQDSETETTTATQISQGRVLATTGAHQTAVMETTVSNHIDFSRITENTNTPTTESYMQSDSTPIKSTFTDNPRFVEKTEFYGLERASEPPSNMRPVTVQLSVTDNTHETQLQFSGQEPAEPETSTGAALSFTTDPNITPMRDGPGPVELFIHTDPESRTTFTAVTTTERQQDEITFHTTQTIKSPRLPAGSTIISRQQIHIIPHKNGRGGGRRRTFQGRRRIIKPNRITDIQSFINKLKQPSVKKEGNASVPYRIELTTDCDCDEDKKRTAATDAQMVTPSASSNSYLRRTERPATTQKTVASSTNYYGTVNAPSTHKESKPDDSSGYVTSADAPELDPTMNPFLTTNKEPSVSFSTTTTTTTASKVIRGRIPWDRLFGGREREKVLARLRRPLIIPKTSTTAQTTTVTLTTTPAAMPSTTANSLAEPETLSPSRHTLDDDYGDLSSADFEFTTLAPSLQHITTTSSSYYSRYSTTAETPPDSQTLPSPPTAKPPSIKNPDEALSSGSGGLPDNWFVIRQRPGGTRVRQGRRRRPFGGRRPFKNPRIPKVHTTTTTEVPTSEAPTMESTIETTRLPQQTVSLNKPLYTPSWREDRTTVAVSTDQMSKEETDLYEEFAWSTSSSLPAYTTTETPLITSKYNPTTTVMPATTRRSYTTVHTRVHSNIRPPTHSNNGHITRRPPMSTVRPTVQSSSARGSTDKGLNFDTVIIITPEKGYINTPEPYYNIGTHKAISSVNYHVSGNEATSANIAGLEPTTQVMTSRPKIVGGNAASFTVLSNSDAFLPCEAVGNPQPDITWKRFSSSTGSTITIKGRMGKFEVLSNGTLFIQNANIKDRGQYLCLAENDNGSDKLLVTLSVVAYPSRILEPKMHEIKSHAGNTVEMKCKAEGRPLPMISWILANRTQVRGQNTEKGRVSVSAEGTLVIEHVSVYDRGHYKCIASNPAGADTATVRLQVVAAPPGIMEEKRQQIKAGVNQNLWLPCTGQGSPQPAIHWVLHDGTMVPSNRPARDPRISVYENGTLHIQDVTPADSGKYECIATSSTGSERRVVTLIVERRESAPQIVDTSQRVTELSFGDQLKLNCSATGDPEPRIMWRLPSKAVVDRWHRMGSRIQVLDNGTLIINIVSDKDTGDYLCVARSKIGDDLQLMRVSVSMKPAKIEPKLYGKKQVPYGNDFKVDCKASGAPKPEISWGLPDGTVVNSALQSDASSGGGRARRYTLFDNGTLYLNQVGMSEEGDYTCYAENQVGKDEMHVHITVVTAAPRIRPPSQTYARVKPGGNIRFDCEALGEPKPKILWMLPTNDVIAASNERYLMHVNGSLDIRDVKLIDAGEYVCMARNPAGENRKVYMLDIDGNPPVINGYRQNRTVIKDAAAKHSRKLIDCKAEGDPTPSITWIMPDNIFLTAPYFGSRINVHHNGTLEIRNVRPTDTAQFICMARNDGGEAVMVVQLEVTSMLRRPIFKNPYNERIVSRVGKTTVLNCSADGHPIPEIIWTLPNGTRFTGGPDHGSRHHLGNDGTLIIYNPHKEDSGKYRCGAKNFLGYIEKLIILDIGQKPYILTRPRGIIRSVSGEPLFLHCLSDGSPRPRIYWTIPGGHTFTRPQVLGRYQLLENGTLVVQESTLHDRGNYICRARNDAGEAVLTIPVVIVAYPPRITTAPPSSVKAVTGTPIQLNCAANGVPKPEIIWELPDRSVLSTAEQGRPTGSELLHPQGTLIIQRPTVSDSGTYKCLAKNHLGTDSKVTYVHVL